Proteins encoded within one genomic window of Pararhizobium capsulatum DSM 1112:
- a CDS encoding ComEC/Rec2 family competence protein translates to MIKVAVLLCIFGMAALWLRHSATVWRLVFLHGFLFLAGMLLAAWQTARMDTVILDTPVTTTVSGVVAGRETTDRGYWRYTVDVTKTADPELMRPPERVTLLSRQQEAPIAIGGALTGKARLSPPSGPALPGLNDFAFDSYFNGIGAVGYFYGKPVSVEGTERSSSALTEASEFVAQLRASIGTRIRAALPGDVGALAAALVTGEERAIDRKTVKDLRQAGLAHVLAISGLNMVLAAGTLLVGVRLALSVLPGVAHRFPIKKLAAAGALSMVCFYILISGGAVSAMRSWIMISLMLVAVFFDRPAISLRNVALSAILILVITPSAVTGPGFQMSYAATLGLIAGYRFWRERPQENVSFSAAPLIVLRAAFFFLSGLLISSLIGGFSTMIYSAGHFHRLAAYGLVGNMLAMPIISVLVMPFALVAMVVMPFGLEKLPLWVMGQGLEWMILISRMVSSWGGEATTGRLAPAGFLLIAVGGVVLCLLRTRLAFFGALLVVAGLAAILFNLPVQPDVVISEDGRLVALLDGKDVSLNRSRPPDFIFSQWQRALRLSDPVPPAMRPELALLLPDERALNAESGGGRKSQRQPIDAAAATKAAIKLLSAGSPGRFACVARQWCAATTRQNWRIIVVEDARLSGAACDAGDLVIVSSMVRLERCRSGARLVTARSLRRAGALELYASPGGDAASIRLVTAILPEELSRPWARHRTYDWRSDQFEAADSP, encoded by the coding sequence ATGATCAAAGTTGCAGTGCTGCTGTGCATTTTTGGCATGGCGGCCCTCTGGCTGCGCCATTCTGCAACAGTGTGGAGATTGGTGTTCCTGCATGGATTTTTGTTTCTCGCCGGCATGCTGCTGGCGGCCTGGCAGACGGCCCGCATGGACACGGTCATCCTCGATACGCCTGTAACCACGACGGTAAGCGGCGTGGTGGCGGGACGCGAAACCACGGACAGGGGGTACTGGCGCTACACTGTGGATGTGACCAAGACGGCCGATCCCGAACTCATGCGGCCCCCGGAGCGCGTTACGCTGTTGTCGCGTCAGCAGGAGGCGCCCATTGCGATCGGCGGAGCGCTGACTGGGAAGGCTCGCTTGTCACCCCCATCCGGTCCGGCCCTGCCGGGGCTTAACGACTTTGCCTTCGACAGCTATTTCAACGGCATTGGGGCGGTGGGCTATTTTTACGGCAAGCCCGTTTCTGTTGAAGGAACCGAAAGGTCTTCTTCCGCTTTGACGGAGGCCAGCGAGTTCGTTGCCCAGCTGCGCGCGAGTATCGGCACGCGGATACGAGCTGCGCTTCCGGGCGATGTCGGCGCGCTCGCTGCCGCTCTGGTGACGGGCGAGGAGAGGGCCATTGACCGGAAAACGGTTAAGGATCTGCGGCAGGCGGGCCTTGCGCATGTGCTTGCCATATCCGGCCTCAACATGGTTCTGGCGGCGGGCACTCTTCTGGTGGGGGTGCGCCTGGCGCTCAGCGTGTTGCCGGGAGTGGCACACCGGTTTCCGATCAAGAAGCTGGCCGCGGCCGGCGCTCTGTCGATGGTCTGCTTCTATATCCTGATATCCGGCGGTGCAGTCTCCGCGATGCGTTCGTGGATCATGATCTCGCTGATGCTGGTGGCCGTCTTCTTCGATCGGCCTGCTATCAGCCTGCGCAATGTCGCACTATCGGCGATCCTCATTCTGGTCATTACACCCTCTGCGGTGACAGGGCCGGGGTTTCAGATGTCCTATGCGGCGACGCTGGGGTTGATAGCCGGCTACCGCTTCTGGCGCGAACGTCCGCAAGAGAACGTCTCCTTTTCCGCCGCACCGCTCATCGTCTTGCGGGCTGCGTTCTTCTTCCTGAGCGGTCTTCTGATCAGTTCGTTGATCGGGGGTTTCTCGACGATGATCTATTCCGCAGGACATTTTCATCGCCTCGCGGCCTACGGTCTCGTCGGCAACATGCTGGCGATGCCAATCATCAGCGTTCTCGTTATGCCTTTTGCCCTCGTTGCCATGGTGGTCATGCCGTTTGGCCTGGAGAAGCTTCCGCTTTGGGTAATGGGTCAGGGGCTTGAGTGGATGATCCTGATCTCCAGGATGGTGTCTTCATGGGGCGGGGAGGCGACCACCGGACGTTTGGCGCCGGCGGGCTTCCTGCTGATTGCGGTGGGCGGAGTGGTCCTGTGCCTTTTGCGCACACGGCTTGCCTTTTTCGGAGCTCTTCTTGTCGTCGCAGGCCTCGCTGCAATTCTGTTCAATCTGCCGGTTCAGCCCGATGTCGTTATTTCCGAGGATGGCCGACTTGTCGCCTTGCTTGACGGCAAAGATGTTTCCTTAAATCGTTCACGGCCGCCCGATTTCATTTTTTCGCAGTGGCAGAGGGCATTGCGTCTGTCTGACCCGGTCCCGCCTGCGATGCGGCCCGAACTCGCCTTGCTGCTTCCTGACGAGCGAGCTTTGAATGCGGAAAGCGGCGGGGGAAGGAAAAGTCAGCGGCAGCCGATCGACGCTGCAGCGGCGACAAAAGCTGCGATAAAGCTGCTTTCCGCAGGATCGCCGGGGCGATTTGCCTGTGTCGCCCGGCAATGGTGCGCTGCGACAACACGACAGAACTGGCGCATCATCGTCGTCGAGGATGCACGTCTTTCCGGAGCTGCTTGCGATGCTGGCGATCTGGTCATCGTTTCCAGCATGGTCCGGCTTGAACGATGCAGATCCGGCGCCCGCCTCGTGACGGCACGCTCCCTCCGGCGTGCGGGCGCCCTGGAACTGTATGCATCTCCAGGTGGAGATGCCGCATCCATCAGGCTTGTAACCGCGATATTGCCCGAGGAGCTTTCGCGTCCATGGGCGCGACACCGGACCTATGACTGGCGGAGCGATCAGTTTGAAGCGGCAGACTCTCCCTGA
- the exbB gene encoding tonB-system energizer ExbB: MPNRVKPTGALLAVSLLVFLTSQTLYAQEAAPARTTIEQPAPATQETVPASAENQPVINSTVQAAANEDSDATELSVAGADAESGANPVLPHDLSPLGMFMAADMVVKGVMGALALASVATWAILIVKTFELAAAKSRVKKAVRTLSDAIVLRDIQERKAIKGGPAGRMVAAATDELSKSEAVIDIVPQQGVKERVASQLGRIEAGAGKKIASGTGILATIGSISPFVGLFGTVWGIMNSFIGISQAQTTNLAIVAPGIAEALLATAIGLVAAIPAVVIYNYFSRSISAYRLMLADAAAGVERLVSRELDFRHARKIARKTEGHGSASEATIARIG, translated from the coding sequence ATGCCGAACCGGGTAAAGCCGACAGGGGCGTTGCTGGCAGTTTCGCTGCTGGTTTTCTTAACAAGCCAGACACTCTACGCACAGGAAGCTGCGCCCGCGAGGACAACCATAGAGCAGCCGGCACCTGCAACGCAGGAAACCGTGCCTGCTTCCGCGGAAAACCAGCCGGTAATCAACTCGACCGTGCAAGCTGCTGCGAATGAGGATAGTGATGCCACCGAGCTTTCGGTTGCCGGCGCTGATGCAGAGAGCGGTGCAAACCCGGTTCTTCCGCACGATCTTTCGCCACTTGGCATGTTCATGGCGGCCGATATGGTCGTTAAAGGCGTGATGGGGGCTCTGGCGCTTGCCTCGGTCGCGACCTGGGCCATTCTTATCGTGAAGACTTTTGAGCTAGCTGCTGCCAAGAGCCGGGTGAAGAAAGCTGTTCGCACCCTAAGCGACGCGATTGTGCTGCGGGATATTCAAGAGCGGAAGGCCATCAAGGGCGGTCCCGCCGGCCGGATGGTGGCAGCTGCTACCGATGAGTTAAGCAAGTCAGAAGCTGTGATCGACATCGTGCCGCAGCAAGGTGTCAAGGAGCGCGTCGCTTCGCAGCTCGGCCGGATCGAGGCTGGTGCGGGCAAGAAGATCGCAAGCGGCACCGGCATCCTGGCGACAATCGGCTCCATCTCGCCCTTCGTCGGTCTTTTCGGCACTGTCTGGGGCATCATGAACTCGTTCATCGGCATCAGCCAGGCGCAGACGACGAACCTCGCCATTGTGGCACCAGGTATCGCGGAAGCGTTGCTGGCGACAGCGATCGGTCTCGTTGCCGCTATCCCGGCTGTCGTGATCTACAACTATTTCTCCCGCTCCATCAGCGCTTACCGCCTGATGCTGGCGGATGCGGCCGCGGGTGTCGAGCGGCTGGTCAGCCGCGAGCTCGACTTCCGCCATGCCCGCAAGATTGCGCGAAAGACCGAGGGCCACGGCTCTGCGTCGGAAGCCACGATAGCGCGGATCGGATAA
- the exbD gene encoding TonB system transport protein ExbD, which produces MATKLGESGGGDLEENSEINVTPFIDVMLVLLIIFMVAAPLATVDMKVDLPQSAAQPVKRDDKPVFVTLKADLTLALGNEESARDQFVANLQRVTEGNKETRILLRADKAIDYGELMSVMNMIQRAGFSKISLVGLEAAPAG; this is translated from the coding sequence ATGGCGACCAAACTTGGCGAAAGCGGTGGCGGCGACCTCGAGGAAAACAGCGAAATCAACGTCACGCCGTTTATCGACGTCATGCTGGTGCTGCTGATCATCTTCATGGTCGCAGCCCCGCTTGCCACCGTCGATATGAAGGTTGACCTGCCGCAATCAGCAGCACAGCCGGTCAAGCGGGACGACAAGCCCGTCTTCGTCACCTTGAAGGCCGATTTGACGCTCGCTTTGGGCAATGAAGAGAGTGCACGTGATCAGTTCGTTGCCAATCTGCAGCGGGTCACCGAGGGTAACAAGGAAACGCGGATATTGTTGCGTGCCGACAAGGCCATCGACTACGGCGAGCTGATGAGTGTGATGAACATGATTCAGCGAGCGGGATTTTCCAAGATTTCCCTTGTCGGGCTGGAAGCAGCGCCCGCTGGCTGA
- a CDS encoding protein-L-isoaspartate O-methyltransferase family protein — MDFQAARTKMVDNQIRTTDVTSHTVLSAFLSVPRESFVPAKLKPLAYIDTDIALESEDGAPTGRYLMEPSPLAKLLQLAAVTPEDSVLEIGCGTGYVSALLSQLAGKVVSLESDPSLATQASAALDALGCANVTVVNGDLEKGHAAGAPYDLIFINGAVEAIPASIFDQLKNGGRLVAVVGFGNASQARLYVHENGNTSERLGFNTSVRPLPGFRLAREFVF; from the coding sequence ATGGATTTCCAAGCAGCACGCACAAAGATGGTGGACAACCAGATCCGCACGACCGATGTCACGTCGCACACGGTCCTCTCGGCATTTTTGTCCGTGCCGCGTGAGAGCTTCGTACCTGCCAAGCTCAAGCCGCTGGCCTATATCGATACGGATATTGCGCTGGAAAGCGAGGACGGCGCTCCGACCGGTCGTTACCTTATGGAGCCGTCGCCGCTGGCCAAGCTGTTGCAGCTGGCTGCGGTGACACCCGAGGATAGCGTCCTCGAGATCGGTTGCGGCACTGGCTACGTGTCTGCGCTGCTCTCGCAACTTGCGGGCAAGGTTGTTTCTCTCGAAAGCGATCCGTCGCTCGCAACGCAGGCCTCCGCCGCGCTTGACGCCCTGGGTTGTGCCAACGTTACCGTGGTAAACGGTGATCTTGAAAAGGGACATGCTGCCGGTGCGCCTTATGACCTGATTTTCATCAACGGCGCTGTCGAAGCCATTCCGGCTTCGATCTTCGATCAGTTGAAGAATGGTGGCCGCCTCGTTGCCGTCGTCGGCTTTGGCAATGCCTCGCAAGCCCGGCTTTATGTTCATGAGAACGGCAATACATCCGAACGGCTGGGCTTCAACACATCGGTCAGGCCGCTGCCGGGGTTCCGGCTCGCACGCGAATTCGTTTTCTGA
- a CDS encoding PopZ family protein, giving the protein MAQPNVAREPSMDEILASIRKIIESNEPGLPGFPANDIGSASSFRPMHLDEDDTHIDDIHLTIDDDALAAEFDAEERRLNSEPATVTRADTPARPSSTEPVSTYEVAPPQSLADVAARVRAASERNTLALRSTEAEGDHRLAASSPLTTARPPLSAPFENNVATPVKAEREPEQLQVAAPVVSAPAVEPETTAIVSPEVGAQVARSFDDLTLALDAGPRRSFDEIAQDMLRPMLQEWLDDNLPTLVERLVREEIERVARGPRRG; this is encoded by the coding sequence ATGGCACAGCCCAATGTAGCGCGTGAACCGTCGATGGATGAGATACTGGCTTCTATCCGCAAGATCATCGAAAGCAATGAACCGGGTCTTCCGGGTTTTCCTGCCAACGATATCGGTTCGGCATCTTCCTTCCGGCCGATGCATCTGGATGAAGACGATACTCATATCGACGATATCCATCTGACGATCGACGACGATGCTTTGGCTGCCGAGTTCGACGCGGAAGAGCGTCGCCTGAACAGCGAGCCCGCGACGGTAACGCGCGCAGACACGCCCGCCCGCCCTTCTTCTACGGAACCGGTCAGCACCTACGAGGTCGCGCCGCCCCAGTCGCTTGCGGATGTTGCAGCGCGGGTTCGTGCGGCGTCCGAACGCAATACGCTGGCCCTGCGTTCAACCGAAGCCGAGGGCGATCATCGGTTGGCCGCAAGCAGCCCGCTGACGACGGCTCGGCCGCCCCTGTCCGCGCCGTTTGAAAATAACGTTGCAACGCCTGTTAAGGCAGAGCGCGAACCGGAGCAATTGCAGGTCGCAGCTCCCGTTGTGTCGGCTCCGGCGGTTGAGCCTGAGACGACGGCAATTGTTTCGCCTGAAGTCGGCGCGCAGGTGGCGCGTTCCTTCGATGATCTCACGCTGGCGCTCGATGCCGGTCCGCGCCGTTCCTTCGATGAAATTGCCCAGGACATGTTGCGCCCGATGCTGCAGGAGTGGCTGGACGACAATCTGCCGACGCTCGTGGAGCGTCTGGTGCGGGAAGAGATCGAGCGTGTGGCGCGCGGTCCCCGCCGCGGCTGA
- a CDS encoding valine--tRNA ligase, translating into MLDKTYDSAAVEPIIAKKWDEQDAFRAGAGAKPGADSFCIVIPPPNVTGSLHMGHALNNTLQDIMVRFERMRGKDVLWQPGMDHAGIATQMVVERKLMERQQHRREMGRDAFIDKVWEWKAESGGLIFNQLKRLGASCDWSRERFTMDEGLSKAVLEVFVSLYKEGLIYKDKRLVNWDPKLLTAISDLEVEQVEMNGSLWYLRYPLEEGVSYQHPIAFDEEGKPTEWEARDYLVVATTRPETMLGDTGVAVNPEDERYKSIIGKHVILPLIGRRIPIVGDDYADPTAGTGAVKMTPAHDFNDFYVGKRHNLRQINVLTIDAHVTLAGNEDFLQDLPETPELEPIISKLDGLDRFAARKAIVEMFEERGLLDRVEPHKHMVPHGDRGGVPIEPRLTEQWYVDAATLAKPAIASVREGRTNFVPKNWEKTYFEWMENIQPWCVSRQLWWGHQIPAWYGPDGQVFVEKTEEEALHAAIQHYIAHEGPMKAYVEDLLENFRPGEILTRDEDVLDTWFSSALWPFSTLGWPDRTPELDKYYQTDVLVTGFDIIFFWVARMMMMGLHFMKDSDGTPVEPFHTVYVHALVRDKNGQKMSKSKGNVIDPLELIDEYGADSLRFTLAIMAAQGRDVKLDPARIAGYRNFGTKLWNATRFAGMNGVANDPKFVPETCSVTTNRWILTELSRTIRDVTESIEAYRFNEAASSLYRFIWNQFCDWYLELLKPIFSGEDAVAKAESQACVAYVLDEAYKLLHPFMPFMTEELWAQTAGEGKDRETLLCHAEWPAASYADDSSAAEINWLIDLVSGIRSVRSEMNVPPGSVGPLVVVEASTTTRERLDRHAAAIRRLARIDDITLAAEAPKGSAQIVLGEATICLPLGNLIDLSAEKSRLEKAIAKVNQERERILGKLSNEKFVANARPDVVEAERERLAELDGQRASLGVALSRVTEAG; encoded by the coding sequence ATGCTTGACAAAACCTACGATTCCGCCGCCGTCGAACCGATTATCGCCAAGAAATGGGACGAACAGGATGCTTTTCGTGCAGGCGCTGGGGCAAAGCCAGGCGCTGACAGCTTCTGCATCGTGATCCCGCCGCCAAACGTCACCGGCTCTCTACACATGGGCCATGCGCTGAACAACACGCTGCAGGACATCATGGTCCGCTTTGAGCGTATGCGCGGCAAGGATGTCCTCTGGCAGCCCGGCATGGATCATGCCGGCATCGCCACGCAGATGGTTGTCGAGCGCAAGCTCATGGAGCGTCAGCAGCACCGTCGCGAGATGGGCCGCGATGCCTTCATCGACAAGGTCTGGGAGTGGAAGGCCGAGTCCGGCGGATTGATCTTCAACCAGTTAAAGCGTCTCGGCGCTTCCTGCGACTGGTCGCGTGAGCGCTTCACTATGGACGAGGGCTTGTCGAAGGCCGTTCTGGAAGTCTTCGTCTCGCTCTACAAGGAAGGCCTGATCTACAAGGACAAGCGTCTCGTCAACTGGGATCCGAAGCTCCTGACCGCAATCTCCGACCTGGAAGTCGAACAGGTCGAGATGAACGGAAGCCTCTGGTACCTGCGCTATCCGCTGGAGGAAGGCGTCAGCTATCAGCATCCGATTGCCTTTGACGAGGAAGGCAAGCCGACGGAATGGGAAGCCCGTGATTATCTGGTCGTTGCAACGACGCGCCCGGAAACGATGCTTGGGGACACCGGCGTTGCCGTCAATCCGGAAGATGAGCGCTACAAGTCGATCATCGGCAAGCATGTCATTCTTCCGTTGATCGGACGCCGCATCCCGATCGTCGGTGACGACTATGCTGATCCGACCGCAGGCACCGGCGCCGTCAAGATGACGCCAGCCCATGATTTCAACGACTTCTATGTCGGCAAGCGTCATAACCTGCGCCAGATCAACGTCTTGACCATCGACGCCCATGTCACGCTCGCCGGCAACGAGGATTTCCTGCAAGACCTGCCGGAGACGCCGGAACTTGAGCCGATCATTTCGAAGCTCGACGGTCTGGATCGCTTTGCCGCGCGCAAGGCCATCGTCGAGATGTTCGAGGAGCGTGGCCTTCTTGATCGCGTCGAGCCGCACAAGCACATGGTGCCCCACGGCGACCGTGGCGGTGTGCCGATCGAGCCGCGCCTGACGGAGCAGTGGTATGTCGATGCAGCCACGCTGGCGAAGCCCGCGATCGCTTCCGTTCGCGAGGGCCGCACCAACTTCGTCCCGAAGAACTGGGAAAAGACTTATTTTGAATGGATGGAAAACATCCAGCCCTGGTGCGTGTCTCGCCAGCTCTGGTGGGGTCATCAGATTCCGGCCTGGTACGGTCCGGATGGCCAGGTCTTCGTCGAGAAGACCGAGGAAGAGGCACTGCATGCCGCCATCCAGCACTATATCGCCCATGAAGGCCCGATGAAGGCCTATGTCGAGGACCTCCTGGAGAACTTCAGGCCGGGCGAAATCCTGACGCGTGATGAGGACGTCCTGGATACATGGTTCTCATCGGCGCTCTGGCCCTTTTCGACCCTCGGTTGGCCCGACAGGACGCCAGAGCTTGACAAGTATTATCAGACCGACGTGCTCGTCACCGGCTTTGATATCATCTTCTTCTGGGTCGCCCGCATGATGATGATGGGCCTTCACTTCATGAAGGATAGCGATGGAACGCCGGTCGAGCCGTTCCACACCGTTTATGTCCACGCGCTGGTTCGCGACAAGAACGGCCAGAAGATGTCGAAGTCCAAGGGCAACGTTATCGACCCGCTCGAACTGATCGATGAATACGGTGCGGATTCGCTTCGCTTCACGCTGGCGATCATGGCGGCCCAGGGTCGTGACGTGAAACTTGATCCGGCCCGCATCGCCGGCTATCGCAATTTCGGCACCAAGCTCTGGAATGCCACGCGCTTTGCCGGCATGAACGGCGTTGCCAATGATCCGAAGTTCGTGCCGGAGACCTGCTCGGTCACGACCAACCGCTGGATTCTGACGGAGCTCTCCCGAACCATTCGCGACGTGACCGAATCTATCGAGGCTTATCGGTTCAACGAAGCTGCGAGCAGCCTTTACCGCTTCATCTGGAACCAGTTCTGCGACTGGTACCTGGAACTTTTGAAGCCGATCTTCAGTGGTGAGGATGCCGTTGCAAAGGCTGAATCCCAGGCATGCGTCGCTTATGTCCTTGATGAAGCCTACAAGCTGTTGCATCCGTTCATGCCCTTCATGACGGAGGAGCTTTGGGCGCAGACGGCGGGCGAGGGCAAGGACCGTGAAACGCTGCTCTGCCACGCGGAATGGCCGGCGGCCTCCTACGCCGACGACAGCTCCGCTGCGGAGATCAACTGGCTGATCGATCTCGTCTCCGGCATCCGTTCGGTTCGCTCGGAGATGAACGTGCCGCCGGGGTCGGTGGGTCCCCTGGTCGTTGTCGAAGCAAGTACGACAACCCGCGAACGCCTTGATCGTCACGCAGCAGCAATTCGCCGGCTTGCACGCATCGATGATATCACGCTTGCGGCCGAGGCCCCGAAGGGCAGTGCCCAGATCGTTCTCGGCGAGGCGACCATCTGCCTGCCGCTTGGCAATCTGATTGACCTTTCAGCTGAAAAATCGCGCCTCGAAAAGGCGATTGCCAAGGTAAACCAGGAGCGCGAACGTATTCTCGGCAAGCTCTCGAATGAAAAATTCGTGGCCAATGCCCGTCCGGATGTTGTCGAAGCCGAGCGCGAGCGTTTGGCCGAACTCGACGGCCAGCGGGCTTCCCTGGGTGTTGCCTTGTCCCGAGTGACTGAAGCGGGCTGA
- a CDS encoding OmpP1/FadL family transporter → MNKNTTKTAVMTAFTLAMVAGTVQAGGLERGGYNIDLLFEPSTYAAEAAATYVNPQRELDNVVDINTAPTSGNLNGRPNNGIGETESYWVPRIGVKAGFGDSVDCMADYSQPWGAHTNPGSNWAGANDNIETKIESDNYAATCSYKWDVGQGQFRVIGGAFYQEVGGFKERLVTDLSLVSPTFSGVGRLDLEGNGWGWRTGVAYEIPEYALRASLVYNSAVDLDNLDGTIDLRNTLLPNGVGGFVPGTKYDVSSFASMPDSLELKVQSGIAPGWLAFGSVKWTDWSQLQIIQVNPNSTADPRNLPTSLDLLYRDGWTITGGVGHKFNDQWSGAVSLTWDRGTSHGYGNQTDTWTVGTGVSYAPTENVELRLAGVVGILTSGSSAPMDGSAAEVTYDFGTDIVSAVSTSLKVKF, encoded by the coding sequence ATGAACAAAAATACGACCAAGACGGCGGTGATGACAGCCTTCACGCTCGCCATGGTCGCAGGCACGGTTCAGGCAGGCGGCCTGGAACGTGGCGGCTACAACATCGATCTTTTGTTTGAACCATCGACCTATGCGGCGGAAGCCGCGGCGACCTATGTCAATCCGCAGCGCGAACTCGATAATGTCGTTGACATCAACACCGCGCCGACCAGCGGCAACCTTAACGGCCGGCCGAACAATGGAATTGGTGAGACCGAGAGCTATTGGGTACCGCGCATCGGCGTAAAAGCCGGCTTTGGCGATAGCGTCGATTGCATGGCCGATTATTCCCAGCCCTGGGGCGCCCATACCAATCCTGGCTCAAATTGGGCCGGTGCCAACGACAATATTGAGACCAAGATTGAGAGCGATAACTACGCTGCAACCTGTTCCTATAAGTGGGACGTAGGGCAGGGGCAGTTTCGCGTTATTGGCGGCGCATTCTATCAGGAGGTCGGTGGCTTCAAGGAGCGACTGGTTACTGATTTGAGCCTAGTCAGTCCAACGTTTAGCGGCGTGGGACGTCTTGATTTGGAAGGCAATGGTTGGGGCTGGCGCACCGGTGTAGCCTATGAAATTCCAGAGTATGCGCTGCGAGCAAGCCTCGTTTACAACAGCGCTGTCGATCTGGATAATCTTGACGGAACGATCGATCTGAGAAACACGCTTCTTCCAAATGGCGTGGGCGGTTTTGTTCCAGGCACCAAATATGATGTTTCGAGCTTCGCCTCGATGCCGGATTCGCTGGAACTCAAGGTGCAGAGTGGCATTGCGCCCGGCTGGCTGGCCTTCGGCTCGGTCAAGTGGACGGATTGGAGCCAGCTCCAGATCATCCAGGTCAACCCGAACAGCACGGCCGATCCTCGTAACCTTCCTACAAGCCTTGACCTTCTCTACCGCGACGGCTGGACGATCACCGGCGGTGTCGGTCACAAGTTCAACGATCAGTGGAGCGGTGCCGTCAGCCTGACCTGGGATCGCGGCACGAGCCATGGCTATGGCAACCAGACGGATACCTGGACAGTTGGCACGGGCGTTTCCTACGCTCCGACCGAAAATGTCGAGCTGCGTCTTGCCGGTGTTGTCGGCATCCTGACGAGCGGAAGCTCGGCGCCGATGGATGGCAGTGCAGCCGAAGTGACCTACGATTTCGGCACCGACATTGTCAGTGCTGTCTCCACGTCGCTGAAGGTAAAGTTCTAA
- the exoR gene encoding exopolysaccharide production regulator ExoR, translated as MLIREYKSLTFLVLGMALTLGGLGGHAYAFDPGAGVSKESGPFALFKFGFSAYKNGRKDEAMEAYRYAAEKGHTGSRWALANMYADGDGVAENDLEAFKIYSEIAQKGIEPGSEDTGYFVNALISLAGYYRRGIPDSPVKSDLAQARQLYFQAASTFGVPEAQFQLAKMLLSGDGGSVNVQQAKKWLNRARKSGHAGAMGVFGNVIFQEGQTVRGLAYMTAALDQCTPKERSWLQPLQEQAFSLANEDDRRVAITMSRGMHLDAD; from the coding sequence ATGCTGATACGCGAATACAAGTCGTTGACGTTTCTGGTTCTGGGTATGGCGCTCACGCTTGGCGGGCTTGGTGGGCATGCTTACGCATTCGATCCGGGTGCCGGGGTTTCCAAGGAATCCGGTCCCTTTGCTCTCTTTAAATTCGGCTTTTCTGCCTACAAGAACGGCCGCAAGGACGAGGCGATGGAAGCCTATCGCTACGCCGCGGAAAAGGGCCATACCGGCTCGCGTTGGGCCTTGGCAAACATGTATGCCGATGGCGACGGTGTTGCCGAAAACGATCTCGAAGCCTTCAAGATTTACAGCGAGATTGCCCAGAAGGGCATCGAACCCGGATCAGAAGATACGGGCTATTTCGTCAACGCGCTGATTTCTCTCGCCGGCTATTATCGCCGTGGCATCCCCGACAGCCCCGTGAAGTCCGATCTCGCCCAGGCGCGCCAGCTTTATTTCCAGGCCGCCTCCACTTTCGGCGTGCCTGAAGCCCAGTTCCAGCTGGCAAAGATGTTGCTTTCGGGCGATGGAGGCAGCGTCAATGTCCAACAGGCCAAGAAATGGCTCAATCGCGCCCGCAAGAGCGGCCATGCCGGCGCCATGGGCGTCTTCGGCAACGTCATCTTCCAGGAAGGTCAGACAGTGCGTGGCCTAGCTTATATGACAGCGGCACTCGATCAGTGCACGCCCAAGGAGCGCTCCTGGCTGCAACCGCTTCAGGAACAGGCGTTCTCCCTTGCAAACGAGGACGACCGGCGTGTGGCGATCACCATGTCTCGTGGCATGCATCTGGATGCGGATTAA
- the xth gene encoding exodeoxyribonuclease III, which produces MKIATWNINGVRARIDALVAWLKESNPDIACLQEIKTVDEGFPRAELEALGYHVETHGQKGFNGVAILSRLKPDEIIRGLPGDDEDLQSRFIEGVFSVKGGAIRVCSIYLPNGNPTGTEKYSYKLAWMERLRVHAEARLRLEEPLILAGDYNVIPEPHDCWDVKIWENDALFLPPTRNAFRKLENLGFTDAVRATNDTTPLYTFWDYQAGCWPKNFGIRIDHLMLSAEALDKIVSTSIEKHVRAWEKPSDHVPVIGEFAFEAA; this is translated from the coding sequence ATGAAAATCGCCACATGGAACATCAATGGCGTGCGCGCCCGCATCGATGCCCTCGTGGCCTGGCTGAAGGAATCAAACCCGGATATCGCCTGCCTTCAGGAAATCAAAACCGTCGACGAGGGTTTTCCAAGGGCAGAGCTCGAGGCGCTTGGCTACCATGTCGAGACCCACGGCCAGAAAGGCTTCAACGGCGTTGCCATTCTTTCCCGGCTGAAGCCGGATGAGATCATCCGTGGTTTGCCCGGCGACGATGAAGACCTGCAGTCGCGCTTCATCGAAGGTGTGTTTTCAGTCAAGGGCGGCGCGATCCGAGTTTGCTCGATCTACCTGCCCAACGGCAACCCTACGGGCACGGAAAAATACAGCTACAAACTTGCCTGGATGGAACGACTGCGGGTTCATGCAGAAGCCCGGCTGCGGCTTGAAGAACCGTTGATCCTGGCCGGCGACTACAACGTCATTCCCGAACCGCATGACTGCTGGGATGTGAAGATCTGGGAAAACGACGCCCTGTTCCTGCCGCCCACACGCAACGCCTTCCGCAAGCTCGAAAACCTCGGCTTCACGGATGCAGTGCGTGCGACCAACGATACGACGCCGCTCTATACGTTCTGGGATTATCAGGCCGGTTGCTGGCCGAAGAACTTCGGTATCCGCATTGATCATCTGATGCTATCGGCTGAAGCGCTCGACAAGATCGTCTCGACATCGATTGAAAAGCACGTCCGCGCCTGGGAAAAGCCATCGGACCATGTGCCAGTCATCGGGGAATTCGCGTTCGAAGCCGCGTGA